A single genomic interval of Alistipes provencensis harbors:
- the yidD gene encoding membrane protein insertion efficiency factor YidD encodes MPSAGFWNRSWSIFKRVCAFPLIVLVRFYQLCISPFTPPSCRFTPTCSQYALEALRKYGPLKGLWLTVRRLSKCHPWGGSGYDPVP; translated from the coding sequence ATGCCGTCCGCAGGATTCTGGAATCGGTCGTGGAGCATCTTTAAACGGGTGTGCGCCTTTCCGCTGATCGTACTGGTGCGGTTCTATCAGCTCTGCATCTCGCCTTTCACACCCCCGTCGTGCCGTTTCACCCCCACATGTTCGCAGTACGCCCTCGAGGCGCTGCGCAAATACGGCCCCCTGAAAGGGCTGTGGCTCACCGTGCGCCGACTGTCCAAATGCCATCCGTGGGGCGGCAGCGGCTACGACCCCGTACCCTGA
- a CDS encoding ribonuclease P protein component, producing the protein MFESGESGFIFPFRYVWFAEPDTEQSVEVMFSVPKKFHKRANKRNLLRRRTKEAYRLQKQIVHNGTPVNLDLALIYSSKEVLPYKTVANAVRRILESVVEHL; encoded by the coding sequence ATGTTCGAGAGCGGTGAGAGCGGCTTCATCTTCCCGTTCCGCTACGTCTGGTTCGCCGAACCCGACACCGAGCAGTCGGTCGAAGTGATGTTCTCCGTCCCCAAGAAATTCCACAAACGGGCCAACAAGCGCAACCTCCTGCGCCGCCGCACGAAAGAGGCTTACCGCCTGCAGAAACAGATCGTGCACAACGGCACGCCGGTCAATCTGGACTTGGCGCTGATCTACTCGTCGAAAGAGGTGCTGCCGTATAAAACCGTCGCAAATGCCGTCCGCAGGATTCTGGAATCGGTCGTGGAGCATCTTTAA
- a CDS encoding uroporphyrinogen-III synthase produces MSQKYHVEIAYRPFIRVVGVSLKEFRAQRVEILSHTAVIFTSRTTVDSFFHICEEARITVPETMKYICQTEAVALYLQKYIVYRKRKISFADGSFTSLVELIIKHKEEKLLLALSEPHRPELPETLSKLKLSVSPVILARTVAGDLDDVKLSDYGLLALYSPSDVKTLVEKFGTDNLPAIAVFGESTLRAAIAAGITVLANAPTAEAPSMVKAIDIFLQKVQKGEEPEPVELVADARKEEFIRSQQNKLAKKSRTRRPGTETRK; encoded by the coding sequence TTGTCCCAGAAATACCATGTGGAGATCGCCTACAGGCCCTTTATCCGCGTCGTCGGCGTCTCCCTGAAGGAGTTCCGCGCCCAACGGGTCGAAATACTCTCGCACACCGCCGTCATCTTCACATCGCGCACGACGGTCGACAGTTTTTTCCATATCTGCGAAGAGGCGCGCATCACCGTGCCCGAAACCATGAAATACATCTGCCAGACGGAGGCCGTGGCGCTCTATCTGCAGAAATACATCGTCTACCGCAAGCGCAAAATCTCGTTTGCCGACGGGTCGTTCACCTCGCTCGTCGAGCTGATCATCAAGCACAAGGAGGAGAAGCTCCTGCTGGCATTGAGCGAACCTCATCGTCCCGAACTGCCCGAGACGCTCTCGAAGCTCAAGCTGTCGGTCAGCCCGGTCATTCTGGCCCGCACGGTGGCCGGGGATCTGGATGACGTAAAACTGTCTGATTACGGCCTGCTGGCGCTCTACTCGCCGTCGGATGTCAAGACCCTCGTCGAGAAATTCGGCACCGACAACCTGCCGGCCATCGCGGTCTTCGGCGAAAGCACGCTGCGCGCGGCCATTGCAGCCGGGATCACCGTGCTGGCCAACGCCCCGACGGCCGAGGCCCCTTCGATGGTCAAGGCCATCGACATCTTCCTGCAGAAGGTGCAGAAAGGCGAGGAGCCGGAACCCGTCGAACTGGTGGCCGACGCCCGCAAGGAGGAGTTCATCCGCAGCCAGCAGAACAAGCTGGCCAAGAAGAGCCGCACACGCCGTCCCGGAACGGAAACCCGCAAATAA
- a CDS encoding cation diffusion facilitator family transporter, translating into MTHEHEHHHHHDHTITSLNKAFIWGIALNVGFVVVEFAVGLYYGSMGLLSDAGHNLSDVASLLLAMLAFRLAQAKATPKYTYGYKKSTVLISLLNSVILLIAVGVIVAESIGRMMHPEPVVGGAIAWTAGVGVVINGFTAWLFMKDKDRDLNVKGAYLHMAADALVSVGVLVSGLVISWTGWTIVDPIVGLVVAGVIVASVWSLTRDSLRLSLDGVPGGIDVAEIEQAMTAVPGVRAVHHIHVWAISTTENALTAHVVLDSLSRMEGVKHALKELLEHEGIPHATLEFESAAEQCCDFHD; encoded by the coding sequence CATCTGGGGTATCGCCCTCAATGTGGGCTTCGTCGTCGTCGAATTCGCCGTCGGGCTCTATTACGGCTCGATGGGCCTGCTGTCCGACGCCGGGCACAACCTCTCCGACGTGGCCAGCCTGTTGCTGGCGATGCTGGCGTTCCGGCTGGCCCAAGCCAAGGCCACGCCCAAATATACCTACGGCTACAAGAAGAGCACGGTGCTGATCTCTTTGCTCAACTCCGTGATCCTGCTCATTGCCGTCGGCGTCATCGTCGCCGAGAGTATCGGCCGCATGATGCATCCCGAACCGGTCGTAGGCGGGGCTATCGCTTGGACTGCGGGTGTCGGCGTGGTGATAAACGGCTTCACGGCGTGGCTCTTTATGAAGGATAAGGACCGCGACCTGAATGTCAAGGGCGCCTATCTGCACATGGCCGCCGATGCGCTGGTGTCGGTCGGGGTGCTGGTCTCGGGCCTCGTGATCTCGTGGACCGGCTGGACCATCGTCGACCCGATCGTGGGGCTCGTCGTCGCCGGGGTGATCGTGGCTTCGGTCTGGTCGCTGACCCGCGACAGCCTGCGCCTCTCGCTCGACGGGGTTCCCGGGGGCATCGACGTCGCCGAGATCGAACAGGCGATGACGGCCGTTCCGGGCGTCAGGGCGGTCCATCACATCCATGTCTGGGCCATCAGTACGACCGAGAATGCCCTTACGGCGCACGTCGTGCTCGACAGTCTCTCCCGAATGGAGGGGGTGAAACACGCCTTGAAAGAGTTGTTGGAGCATGAGGGAATTCCCCATGCGACGCTCGAATTCGAGTCCGCTGCCGAGCAATGTTGCGATTTTCACGACTGA